In Edaphobacter bradus, the following are encoded in one genomic region:
- a CDS encoding Eco57I restriction-modification methylase domain-containing protein — MVQALNPIGDEIWLDPCIGPGAFVRILRLRGVPRQRIVGIDIDPVSSREDSSATTIRGVDFFDWSRSAKGRFSRIIANPPYVAIRRLHPKLQAKLKDFDKKDPTFSLSSNYWAAFLSASIRLLSEGGSLAFVLPAAWEYASYAKPLRETVNLSFASVAVHRCLKPLFPGVQEGCVVLIAQRYRSEGRHSVSKTHLDAPALIRDLNQPVRQVATEPRKKTTSARETSSFSKLFSLRIGCVTGDAQYFLLTESERVELRLPLSSVQPVVSKAKHLQSDRLSRSVWTKLLRANERIWMFSPNKTAMRSKSVQDYIEYGKSTCNLQGYKLRNREFWYVVPDVNTNALGFLSGMSKVGPWISFRAMRGLAATNTLYTIVTNETMGAQQQRAWALSLLSTPVRDQYQEIVRRYADGLPKLEPSDINALELPRPPSCTGAIESYENAVEKLLQGDLDGAVTIADAFIGV, encoded by the coding sequence ATGGTGCAGGCGTTAAATCCGATAGGGGACGAGATATGGCTCGATCCATGTATTGGTCCTGGTGCCTTTGTGAGGATCCTGAGGCTGCGTGGTGTTCCCCGTCAACGAATCGTGGGAATAGACATCGATCCCGTATCGAGCCGTGAGGACTCATCGGCAACGACCATTCGAGGCGTCGATTTCTTTGATTGGTCTAGGTCTGCTAAAGGACGGTTCTCTCGAATCATTGCCAATCCGCCATACGTGGCTATTCGGCGGCTCCACCCAAAACTACAAGCGAAGCTAAAAGACTTTGATAAGAAGGACCCCACCTTCTCTCTCAGCTCCAATTACTGGGCTGCTTTTCTTTCGGCATCGATTCGGCTTTTGTCCGAAGGCGGCAGTTTGGCATTCGTGCTTCCGGCTGCATGGGAGTACGCCTCGTATGCGAAACCGCTTCGGGAGACCGTAAACCTTAGCTTCGCGAGTGTAGCTGTGCATCGCTGCTTGAAACCTCTCTTTCCCGGCGTCCAGGAAGGCTGTGTCGTGTTAATCGCACAACGGTACAGAAGCGAGGGAAGACACTCCGTTAGCAAGACACATTTGGACGCACCCGCTCTGATCCGAGACCTCAATCAACCGGTGAGGCAGGTGGCGACGGAGCCGCGGAAAAAAACCACATCCGCGCGGGAAACATCGAGTTTCTCGAAACTTTTCAGCCTGCGCATCGGTTGCGTAACGGGGGACGCTCAATATTTTCTACTTACGGAATCCGAACGTGTGGAATTGCGACTACCGCTCTCCTCAGTTCAACCGGTGGTCTCGAAGGCGAAGCACCTTCAAAGCGATCGCCTTTCGCGAAGCGTTTGGACTAAGCTACTCCGAGCCAACGAACGGATCTGGATGTTCTCTCCAAACAAAACAGCCATGCGATCGAAATCGGTGCAGGATTACATCGAGTATGGAAAGAGCACATGCAATCTGCAAGGCTACAAGCTTCGAAATCGCGAATTCTGGTACGTCGTTCCGGATGTCAATACTAATGCCCTAGGTTTTTTGTCAGGAATGTCGAAGGTGGGACCGTGGATATCCTTCCGAGCAATGCGAGGGCTTGCTGCCACAAATACTCTATATACGATCGTAACGAATGAGACTATGGGCGCCCAGCAGCAAAGAGCCTGGGCCCTATCTCTTTTATCCACGCCGGTACGTGATCAATATCAGGAGATCGTTCGACGGTATGCGGATGGACTACCAAAGCTTGAACCGAGCGATATAAACGCGCTAGAACTCCCTCGACCTCCCAGTTGTACAGGCGCGATCGAGTCCTACGAAAATGCAGTCGAGAAGCTGTTACAAGGTGACCTGGATGGAGCTGTAACGATTGCAGATGCATTCATCGGAGTCTAA